In Methylobacterium aquaticum, the following are encoded in one genomic region:
- a CDS encoding alpha/beta hydrolase has product MLTDGAGQGPAATEPVPVALGDAFGWFSPGPGRRGVLLCGTFGFEQWCAYRSWRELAAMVAATGCPTLRFDYPGQGDSRDPAGPEIPAALDAIRAGLAFLRERGAEEVAVVGLRLGATLAALTGAEIDRLVMLSPFPGGKAYRREMAMQARLIDVMPDRTPMPQEPDSLMIGSFLLGPRTLADLARLDLASAERTPAPRILMLGPKVDALAERYRALGSGVETGPFPDLTQLVSDPLFSRTPDQTFALVRDFVAAEPPAAVAPVAPVALPLLPPLPPCRLEDEGWREEVSRFGPGLVGILCRPAASWSGDTVLVINSGRNPRAGHGRQTTRLARRLAASGIASFRFDLRGIGDSPDRPDGSLPLYAADSVADVTAAIDHLAATGHTPGVVLGNCSGAYQAFQALVGDARLRAAVLVNLYCFDLKPGTDVETMVRDTFRHSQSYGERARQGRFWRRILTGDLSLMKIARALLRDGAARFDRATARMPWRTLSAASVAGRVARLRRRGARICMVYSADDLGIPTVRAHFGEAEARVARRLGYPVEILAGTDHNLSRPADQDRVFAILQRVVRDTRPESRTDAAAEPAPPRQARVPGELSLHMSRSG; this is encoded by the coding sequence ATGCTGACCGACGGTGCGGGCCAAGGGCCCGCCGCGACGGAGCCGGTCCCGGTCGCGCTCGGCGACGCGTTCGGCTGGTTCAGCCCGGGGCCCGGCCGACGCGGCGTGCTGCTCTGCGGCACCTTCGGGTTCGAGCAATGGTGCGCCTACCGCTCCTGGCGCGAGCTCGCCGCGATGGTTGCCGCGACCGGCTGTCCGACCCTGCGCTTCGACTATCCGGGCCAGGGTGATTCCCGCGACCCGGCGGGCCCCGAGATCCCGGCGGCCCTCGACGCGATCCGGGCCGGCCTCGCCTTCCTGCGCGAGCGGGGCGCCGAGGAGGTCGCCGTGGTGGGCCTGCGGCTCGGCGCCACCCTGGCGGCGCTCACCGGCGCGGAGATCGACCGGCTGGTGATGCTGAGCCCGTTCCCGGGCGGCAAGGCCTACCGGCGCGAGATGGCGATGCAGGCGCGGCTCATCGACGTGATGCCCGACCGCACGCCGATGCCGCAGGAGCCCGATTCGCTGATGATCGGCAGCTTCCTTCTCGGGCCCCGGACCCTCGCCGACCTGGCCCGGCTCGACCTCGCCTCGGCGGAGCGGACCCCGGCGCCCCGGATCCTGATGCTGGGCCCGAAGGTCGACGCGCTCGCCGAGCGCTACCGGGCGCTCGGCAGCGGTGTCGAGACCGGGCCGTTCCCCGACCTGACGCAGCTCGTCTCCGATCCGCTCTTCTCCCGCACCCCCGACCAGACCTTCGCGCTGGTGCGCGACTTCGTGGCGGCGGAGCCGCCTGCCGCCGTCGCCCCGGTCGCCCCGGTCGCCTTGCCCCTCTTGCCCCCCTTGCCGCCCTGCCGTCTGGAGGACGAGGGCTGGCGCGAGGAGGTGTCGCGCTTCGGCCCCGGCCTCGTCGGCATCCTGTGCCGGCCGGCCGCAAGCTGGAGCGGCGACACCGTGCTGGTGATCAATTCCGGGCGCAACCCGCGGGCCGGGCACGGGCGGCAGACGACGCGGCTCGCCCGGCGCCTGGCGGCCTCCGGCATCGCCTCGTTCCGCTTCGACCTGCGCGGCATCGGCGACAGCCCGGACCGGCCGGACGGCTCGCTGCCGCTCTATGCCGCCGACTCGGTCGCCGACGTGACGGCGGCCATCGATCACCTGGCGGCCACCGGCCACACCCCCGGCGTGGTCCTGGGCAATTGCAGCGGCGCCTACCAGGCGTTCCAGGCCCTCGTCGGCGATGCCCGCCTGCGCGCGGCGGTCCTGGTCAACCTGTACTGCTTCGACCTCAAGCCCGGCACCGACGTCGAGACCATGGTGCGGGACACGTTCCGCCACAGCCAGAGCTACGGCGAGCGGGCGCGGCAGGGCCGGTTCTGGCGCCGGATCCTCACCGGCGACCTCAGCCTGATGAAGATCGCCCGCGCGCTCCTGCGCGACGGCGCCGCCCGCTTCGACCGCGCGACCGCCCGGATGCCGTGGCGGACGCTGAGCGCGGCGAGCGTCGCCGGCCGGGTGGCCCGCCTGCGCCGCCGCGGGGCCCGGATCTGCATGGTCTACAGCGCCGACGACCTCGGCATCCCGACGGTGCGGGCGCATTTCGGCGAGGCGGAGGCGCGCGTCGCCCGCCGCCTCGGCTATCCGGTCGAGATCCTCGCGGGCACCGACCACAACCTGAGCCGCCCGGCCGACCAGGATCGGGTCTTCGCCATCCTCCAACGGGTCGTGCGCGACACCCGGCCCGAAAGCCGGACCGATGCCGCCGCCGAACCGGCCCCCCCGCGACAGGCCCGGGTCCCGGGCGAGCTGTCCCTGCACATGTCGCGCAGCGGTTGA
- a CDS encoding WecB/TagA/CpsF family glycosyltransferase, with translation MPDRAIDPAPEAASVDRLELEGVSISDLTRDEVFSRLRDALDRRTQLCLGFCNANMLLKALGLPAYAAALRSFLLVSDGLGIDLCSGLFRGRSFRQNLNGTDLIPAFLATETAPRTLYLLGAKPGIAEAAARNLALLHPQHRVVGVRDGYFAPAETGAVIAAINAASPDILLVALGNPGQEMFIAEHAPRIDARVLMGVGALLDYTAGASVRAPAAWRLLRLEWVFRLLREPRRLGRRYTVDIVVFLVTILRLRLASLMRDRPVRVARS, from the coding sequence ATGCCTGACCGCGCCATCGATCCGGCGCCCGAAGCTGCGAGCGTCGACCGGCTCGAACTCGAGGGCGTCAGCATCAGCGACCTCACCCGCGACGAGGTGTTTTCCCGCCTGCGCGACGCCCTCGACCGGCGGACGCAGCTCTGCCTCGGCTTCTGCAACGCAAACATGCTGCTGAAGGCGCTCGGCCTGCCTGCCTATGCCGCCGCCTTGCGCAGCTTCCTGCTCGTCAGCGACGGGCTCGGGATCGACCTGTGCTCGGGCCTGTTTCGTGGCCGCTCCTTCCGCCAGAACCTCAACGGCACCGACCTGATCCCGGCCTTCCTGGCCACCGAGACGGCGCCGCGCACCCTGTACCTGCTCGGGGCCAAGCCCGGCATCGCCGAGGCGGCGGCGCGCAACCTGGCGCTCCTCCATCCCCAGCACCGGGTCGTCGGCGTGCGGGACGGCTACTTCGCCCCCGCCGAGACCGGGGCCGTGATCGCGGCGATCAACGCCGCCTCGCCGGACATCCTGCTCGTCGCCCTCGGCAATCCGGGCCAGGAGATGTTCATCGCCGAGCACGCGCCCCGGATCGACGCGCGGGTGCTGATGGGGGTCGGCGCGCTCCTCGACTACACCGCCGGCGCCTCCGTCCGTGCGCCCGCGGCCTGGCGCCTCCTGCGGCTCGAATGGGTGTTCCGTCTCCTGCGCGAGCCGCGCCGCCTCGGGCGGCGCTACACCGTCGACATCGTGGTCTTCCTGGTCACGATCCTGCGGCTGCGGCTGGCGAGCCTGATGCGCGACCGGCCGGTCCGGGTCGCGCGGTCGTGA
- a CDS encoding lipopolysaccharide biosynthesis protein, with protein sequence MLTLVARLRRSARSQQFASAFVARIASAVLGFVMLLVASHVLTTYEYGVYVFLFSLGSGLGLIAAFGQQNLVLKHYRAQDGVTPHNDGLVRYNLGWLAAAIAAMVGLSAVVFVAEESLPDPYHRLHLACAFAAVFALSEYLQSYFRVHGRIWLALLPREVVWRGACSVLLWGAALAGLLTGATAAMGIVIGLLLAMTLYQIGHLASLHGWDSWRGGFRHPQKAPAWRSESLLFTANNVMVAVTAFLETVIVGALLGMEQAAFYFVALRYATLVNLPSAAIDTVSMPMIAAHFQAGDREGAQRLIGRLSLASFTISSVGAVVMALGAPYALALFKPDFVAHTDVLTVLSLSSVVIAFFGPGASLLTIGGGERYILVANAVLFSIYAVLLCLVAVPFGILGVAIANVCWTLVITLVLARWVRANWNVDSRATAFFTRRTPAPAPLRAAEAAE encoded by the coding sequence ATGCTGACACTCGTCGCGCGGCTGCGCCGATCGGCCCGCTCGCAGCAATTCGCCTCGGCCTTCGTCGCCCGGATCGCCAGCGCGGTCCTCGGTTTCGTGATGCTGCTCGTCGCCAGCCACGTCCTCACCACCTACGAGTACGGCGTCTACGTCTTCCTGTTCTCGCTCGGCAGCGGGCTCGGCCTGATCGCGGCCTTCGGCCAGCAGAACCTGGTGCTGAAGCATTACCGCGCGCAGGACGGCGTCACGCCGCACAATGACGGGCTGGTGCGCTACAACCTCGGCTGGCTCGCCGCCGCGATCGCCGCGATGGTGGGGTTGAGCGCGGTGGTCTTCGTCGCCGAGGAATCGCTGCCCGATCCCTATCACCGGCTCCACCTCGCCTGTGCCTTCGCGGCCGTGTTCGCGCTGTCGGAATATCTCCAGAGCTATTTTCGCGTCCACGGCCGGATCTGGCTGGCGCTGCTGCCGCGGGAGGTGGTCTGGCGCGGCGCCTGCTCGGTGCTGCTCTGGGGCGCCGCGCTCGCCGGCCTCCTCACCGGCGCCACCGCCGCGATGGGGATCGTGATCGGGCTGCTCCTGGCGATGACGCTCTACCAGATCGGCCACCTCGCGAGCCTGCACGGCTGGGATTCCTGGCGCGGGGGCTTTCGCCATCCGCAGAAGGCGCCGGCCTGGCGCAGCGAGAGCCTGCTGTTTACCGCCAACAACGTGATGGTGGCGGTCACGGCCTTCCTCGAGACCGTGATCGTCGGGGCGCTGCTCGGCATGGAGCAGGCGGCGTTCTACTTCGTGGCCCTGCGCTACGCGACTTTGGTCAACTTGCCGAGCGCGGCGATCGACACGGTCAGCATGCCGATGATCGCCGCGCATTTCCAGGCCGGCGACCGGGAGGGCGCCCAGCGCCTGATCGGGCGGCTGTCGCTCGCGAGCTTCACGATCTCGTCGGTCGGCGCCGTGGTGATGGCGCTCGGCGCTCCTTACGCCCTGGCGCTGTTCAAGCCGGATTTCGTCGCCCATACCGACGTGCTGACGGTGCTCAGCCTGTCCTCGGTGGTCATTGCCTTCTTCGGGCCGGGGGCATCGCTGCTGACGATCGGCGGCGGCGAGCGCTACATCCTGGTCGCGAACGCGGTGCTGTTCTCGATCTACGCGGTCCTGCTCTGCCTCGTCGCGGTGCCGTTCGGCATCCTCGGGGTCGCGATCGCCAACGTGTGCTGGACGCTGGTCATCACCCTGGTCCTCGCCCGCTGGGTGCGGGCGAACTGGAACGTCGACAGCCGCGCGACCGCCTTCTTCACCCGCCGGACCCCCGCGCCGGCGCCCCTTCGGGCCGCCGAGGCGGCAGAGTGA
- a CDS encoding glycoside hydrolase family 5 protein — MRRLLALACLFLALPPAPAAAAPACLRGVNISGAEFGTVPGRYGFDYLYPSAATISRFAGLGLSAMRLPIRWERLQPTLRQPLDPDELARLEAAVAAGTRAGLRTVIDLHNYAYHGKARIGTEMVTPEAFADVWRRLAHHFRGDASVVFGLMNEPHDIPADRWLTAANAAIAAIRETGAKQLVLVPGSGWTGAHSWTADLPTGNNAAIMLGTVDPGENFAYEVHQYLDADFSGTHAECTRGADALKAVERLTDWLAQNKRRAFLGEIGASGNRNCPERLAAVLAHLNANPQAWVGWTAWAAGDLWAPDYPLRLDPAGATAPVVAAIQTAAKAKPSCEP, encoded by the coding sequence ATGCGCCGCCTCCTCGCCCTCGCCTGCCTGTTCCTGGCGCTCCCGCCCGCACCCGCCGCCGCCGCGCCCGCCTGCCTGCGCGGCGTCAACATCAGCGGGGCCGAGTTCGGCACCGTGCCGGGACGCTACGGCTTCGACTACCTCTACCCCTCGGCGGCGACGATCAGCCGGTTCGCGGGTTTGGGTCTCAGCGCGATGCGTCTGCCGATCCGCTGGGAGCGGCTGCAGCCGACCCTGCGCCAGCCCCTCGACCCGGACGAGCTCGCCCGGCTCGAAGCCGCGGTCGCGGCCGGGACCCGGGCGGGCCTGCGCACGGTGATCGACCTGCACAACTACGCCTATCACGGCAAGGCGCGGATCGGCACCGAGATGGTGACGCCGGAGGCCTTCGCGGATGTCTGGCGGCGCCTGGCACATCACTTCCGCGGCGACGCCTCGGTGGTGTTCGGGCTGATGAACGAGCCGCACGACATCCCGGCCGATCGCTGGCTCACCGCCGCCAACGCCGCCATCGCGGCGATCCGGGAGACGGGGGCCAAGCAGCTGGTGCTGGTGCCGGGCTCAGGCTGGACCGGCGCGCATAGCTGGACCGCCGACCTGCCGACCGGCAACAACGCCGCGATCATGCTCGGCACGGTCGATCCGGGAGAGAACTTCGCCTACGAGGTGCATCAATACCTCGATGCCGACTTCTCCGGCACCCATGCGGAATGCACCCGCGGCGCCGACGCTCTTAAGGCGGTGGAGCGCCTGACCGACTGGCTGGCGCAGAACAAGCGCCGCGCCTTCCTGGGCGAGATCGGCGCCTCGGGCAACCGCAACTGCCCGGAGCGCCTGGCGGCGGTGCTGGCCCACCTCAACGCGAACCCGCAGGCTTGGGTCGGCTGGACCGCCTGGGCCGCGGGCGACCTGTGGGCGCCGGATTATCCGCTGCGGCTCGATCCTGCCGGGGCCACCGCCCCGGTGGTGGCCGCGATCCAGACCGCCGCCAAGGCCAAGCCCTCCTGCGAGCCGTGA
- a CDS encoding glycosyltransferase family 4 protein, whose amino-acid sequence MTNPAAPLSILHVIRQFLPNRGGLEDVAANLAREQARLGHRVRVVTLDRLFSEPDRRLPARERLESIDIERIPYVGSSRYPLAPSVFRHLDDADIVHVHAIDFFFDAFALAKPFHRRPMVVTTQGGFFHTPAHARLKALWFAGPTRVSVRAYEAVVACSESDARLFGPITPGGVTVIPNGVDLDKFAGAASPEPRRALLTLGRFSHNKRLDRLLATMQTLGPGWRLRICGVPYDVSAEALTGEIDRLGLTGSVTLHLGLDVPAIRDLIGQSSLFVSASEYEGFGLALIEALSAGLIPVAHPNDAFACFGEHHPSITLTDFADAPGAAAAIRGAYDRLESGAIVPGAEDLSEYRWSSVAARYVATYEAALARTRPVVAATAA is encoded by the coding sequence ATGACGAACCCCGCCGCGCCCCTGTCGATCCTGCACGTGATCCGCCAGTTCCTGCCCAACCGCGGCGGGCTCGAGGATGTCGCCGCCAACCTCGCCCGCGAGCAGGCCCGCCTCGGCCACCGGGTGCGGGTGGTGACCCTCGACCGGCTGTTCTCGGAGCCCGACCGGCGGCTGCCGGCCCGGGAGCGCCTGGAGAGCATCGACATCGAGCGGATCCCGTATGTCGGCTCCTCGCGCTACCCGCTCGCGCCCTCGGTGTTCCGCCATCTCGACGACGCCGACATCGTCCACGTCCACGCCATCGACTTCTTCTTCGACGCCTTCGCGCTGGCCAAGCCCTTCCACCGCCGGCCGATGGTGGTGACGACGCAAGGAGGCTTCTTTCACACCCCCGCGCATGCGCGGCTGAAGGCGCTGTGGTTCGCCGGCCCGACCCGGGTGAGCGTGCGCGCCTACGAGGCGGTCGTCGCGTGCAGCGAGAGCGATGCGCGGCTGTTCGGCCCGATCACGCCGGGCGGCGTCACGGTGATCCCGAACGGGGTCGACCTCGACAAGTTCGCCGGCGCCGCCTCGCCGGAGCCCCGCCGCGCCCTCCTCACCCTCGGCCGCTTCTCGCACAACAAGCGCCTGGACCGGCTGCTCGCTACCATGCAGACGCTCGGCCCGGGCTGGCGCCTGCGGATCTGCGGGGTGCCCTACGACGTCAGCGCCGAGGCGCTCACCGGCGAGATCGACCGGCTGGGCCTCACCGGTTCGGTCACGCTGCATCTCGGCCTCGACGTGCCGGCGATCCGCGACCTGATCGGGCAATCGAGCCTGTTCGTCTCGGCCTCGGAATACGAAGGGTTCGGCCTCGCGCTCATCGAGGCGCTGAGCGCCGGGCTCATTCCGGTGGCCCATCCGAACGACGCCTTCGCGTGCTTCGGAGAGCACCACCCCTCGATCACCCTGACGGATTTCGCCGATGCGCCGGGCGCCGCCGCGGCGATCCGCGGCGCCTACGACCGCCTGGAAAGCGGCGCGATCGTGCCAGGGGCGGAGGATCTGTCGGAGTACCGCTGGTCGAGCGTCGCGGCGCGCTACGTCGCGACCTACGAGGCCGCGCTCGCCCGGACCAGGCCGGTGGTGGCCGCCACGGCGGCGTGA
- a CDS encoding ceramide glucosyltransferase yields MTGTGIAAIICLALTVINLASLAIALRRLGRRDSSQRDPAPSGLAEVPVTVVRPVCGLETYSEETLASGFRLAYPHYELIFCVARATDPIVPLVERLIAMHPGVPARLIVGDERVSDNPKLNNCIRGWEAARHDWIILADSNVLMPEDYIQRLRAAWRPKTGLVCSTPVGTRPGSFWAEVECAFLNTLQARWQYVGEALGLGFAQGKSMLWYRPLLEAQGGIRALGAEIAEDAAATKLVRAMGRQVHLVASPFPQPLGPRRAAEVWSRQLRWARLRRVTFPLFFAPEIGTGAVIPMLAAYPAAGGDLAGLAAMLGTAIVWYGAEWRLAARNGWPRSWRWPLACLARDLLLIPIWLAAWVARDIVWRGNAMDIRTKPARLGADAPAAVP; encoded by the coding sequence ATGACCGGTACCGGCATCGCCGCCATCATCTGCCTCGCCCTCACGGTGATCAACCTCGCGAGCCTCGCCATCGCCCTGCGCCGTCTCGGCCGGCGGGACTCGAGCCAGCGGGATCCGGCCCCGTCCGGGCTCGCGGAGGTCCCGGTCACGGTGGTGCGGCCGGTCTGCGGCCTGGAGACCTACAGCGAGGAGACGCTGGCCTCGGGCTTTCGCCTCGCCTATCCGCACTACGAGCTGATCTTCTGCGTCGCCCGCGCCACCGACCCGATCGTGCCGCTGGTCGAGCGCCTGATCGCGATGCATCCGGGCGTTCCGGCACGGCTGATCGTCGGCGACGAGCGGGTGAGCGACAACCCGAAGCTCAACAACTGCATCCGCGGCTGGGAGGCGGCCCGCCACGACTGGATCATCCTGGCCGATTCGAACGTGCTGATGCCGGAGGACTACATCCAGCGCCTGCGCGCCGCCTGGCGGCCGAAGACCGGCCTCGTCTGCTCGACCCCGGTCGGCACCCGGCCCGGCAGCTTCTGGGCCGAGGTCGAGTGCGCCTTCCTCAACACCCTCCAGGCGCGCTGGCAATATGTCGGCGAGGCCCTCGGCCTCGGCTTCGCGCAAGGCAAGAGCATGCTCTGGTACCGCCCGCTCCTGGAGGCGCAGGGCGGCATCCGGGCGCTCGGCGCCGAGATCGCCGAGGATGCCGCGGCGACCAAGCTGGTGCGGGCGATGGGCCGGCAGGTCCACCTCGTCGCCTCGCCCTTCCCTCAGCCCCTCGGACCGCGCCGCGCCGCCGAGGTGTGGTCGCGCCAGCTGCGCTGGGCGCGCCTGCGCCGCGTCACCTTCCCGCTGTTCTTCGCCCCCGAGATCGGCACCGGCGCGGTGATCCCGATGCTCGCCGCCTATCCGGCGGCCGGCGGGGACCTCGCGGGCCTGGCGGCGATGCTTGGCACCGCCATCGTGTGGTACGGCGCCGAGTGGCGGCTCGCCGCCCGCAACGGCTGGCCGCGCTCCTGGCGCTGGCCGCTGGCGTGCCTCGCCCGCGACCTGCTGCTCATCCCGATCTGGCTCGCCGCCTGGGTCGCCCGCGACATCGTCTGGCGCGGCAACGCCATGGACATCCGCACCAAACCCGCCCGCCTCGGCGCCGACGCCCCGGCGGCGGTGCCCTGA
- a CDS encoding prolyl oligopeptidase family serine peptidase: MSLPSNSLPPDPRPTLQAPDDDPHLWLEEIDGERALAWVEAQNADTLAAYADGRYAADRDGLKAALDRPDKIPGVTRRGGLLYNLWQDAGHPRGLWRRTTEAGYRTPEPEWDVLLDLDALARDEGEDWVWSGAASLPPDHTRALIQLSRGGGDATLVREFDLTTRRFVADGFTLPEAKSIPVWLDPDTLLLASPLGGPEHATPSGYARTVRLWRRGTDPLDAPVIFSAGPTSMVAYGYPDREAKPERLVFAERTGFFDGHVHLGDRTGPKTRLDIPTDADAHWHRGFLAIRTRTPWEVGGTTHPADSVLGIGLDAFLAGDRGFQVLFTPGPRRALQGFFWTGGHLVLSILDDLKAVFPVFTPSASGWAESRVAGLPELGVVSVWSMDGEEEESNGDLMVAANDPVTPSTLLTTRPDLAAPSLLKQAPALFEADGMVVTRHEAVSSDGERIPYVQAGPAGETGEAPVHLSGYGGFQVTNLAGYSAVLGRLWLAKGGTRVVANIRGGGEFGTRWHEAGRREGKALTHDDFAAVAADLVRRGVTRPGRIAAEGGSNGGLLIANMLTRYPERFGALFCTVPLIDMRRYTKLLAGASWIAEYGDPDDPADWAFLQRISAYHGAEAGKPYPPILIATTRRDDRVHPGHARKMAAKLQALGYPARFYEPEAGGHSHGKTSAETAAFAALGAAFLRRAIGWEPEVAGT, translated from the coding sequence ATGTCTCTGCCCTCCAACTCGCTGCCCCCCGATCCCCGCCCGACCCTCCAGGCGCCCGACGACGATCCGCATCTCTGGCTCGAGGAGATCGACGGGGAGCGGGCGCTCGCCTGGGTCGAGGCGCAGAACGCCGACACGCTGGCGGCCTATGCCGACGGCCGCTATGCCGCCGACCGCGACGGGCTGAAGGCCGCCCTCGACCGGCCGGACAAGATCCCGGGCGTCACCCGGCGCGGCGGCCTCCTCTACAACCTGTGGCAGGATGCCGGGCATCCCCGCGGCCTGTGGCGGCGCACGACGGAAGCCGGGTACCGCACGCCTGAGCCGGAATGGGACGTGCTCCTCGACCTCGACGCGCTCGCCCGCGACGAGGGTGAGGACTGGGTGTGGAGCGGCGCCGCGAGCCTGCCGCCCGACCACACGCGGGCGCTGATCCAGCTCTCCCGCGGCGGCGGCGACGCGACCCTGGTGCGCGAGTTCGATCTGACGACCCGCCGCTTCGTCGCGGACGGCTTCACGCTGCCGGAAGCCAAGAGCATCCCGGTCTGGCTCGATCCCGACACGCTGCTGCTCGCCTCTCCGCTGGGCGGCCCCGAGCATGCGACGCCGTCGGGCTATGCCCGCACCGTGCGGCTGTGGCGGCGCGGCACCGATCCGCTCGACGCCCCGGTGATCTTCTCCGCCGGCCCCACCAGCATGGTCGCCTACGGCTATCCCGACCGGGAGGCGAAACCGGAGCGCCTGGTCTTCGCCGAGCGGACCGGCTTCTTCGACGGCCACGTCCATCTCGGCGACCGCACCGGCCCGAAGACCCGCCTCGACATCCCGACCGATGCCGATGCCCATTGGCACCGGGGCTTTCTCGCCATCCGGACCCGCACGCCGTGGGAGGTCGGCGGCACGACGCACCCGGCCGACAGCGTGCTCGGCATCGGGCTGGACGCGTTCCTCGCTGGGGACAGAGGGTTCCAGGTTCTGTTCACCCCCGGCCCGCGCCGGGCGCTGCAGGGCTTCTTCTGGACCGGCGGGCACCTGGTGCTCTCGATCCTCGACGACCTGAAGGCGGTGTTTCCGGTCTTCACTCCTTCGGCGAGCGGCTGGGCCGAGAGCCGGGTCGCCGGCCTGCCGGAGCTCGGCGTCGTCAGCGTCTGGTCGATGGACGGCGAGGAGGAGGAATCGAACGGCGACCTGATGGTGGCCGCCAACGACCCCGTCACGCCCTCGACCCTCCTGACTACCCGGCCCGATCTCGCCGCGCCCAGTCTCCTCAAGCAGGCCCCGGCCCTGTTCGAGGCCGACGGCATGGTGGTGACCCGCCACGAGGCGGTGTCGAGCGACGGCGAGCGCATCCCCTACGTCCAGGCCGGCCCGGCGGGGGAGACCGGCGAGGCGCCGGTGCACCTCTCGGGCTATGGCGGCTTCCAGGTGACGAACCTCGCCGGCTACTCGGCGGTGCTCGGCCGGCTCTGGCTCGCCAAGGGCGGGACCCGGGTGGTGGCCAATATCCGCGGCGGCGGCGAGTTCGGCACCCGCTGGCACGAGGCCGGGCGGCGCGAGGGCAAGGCGCTCACCCACGACGATTTCGCGGCGGTGGCCGCCGACCTGGTGCGCCGGGGCGTGACCCGGCCCGGCCGCATCGCCGCCGAGGGCGGCTCGAACGGCGGGCTCCTCATCGCCAACATGCTGACGCGCTACCCCGAGCGCTTCGGGGCGCTGTTCTGCACCGTGCCGCTGATCGACATGCGCCGCTACACCAAGCTTCTCGCCGGCGCGAGTTGGATCGCCGAATACGGCGACCCGGACGACCCGGCGGACTGGGCCTTCCTGCAAAGGATCTCGGCCTATCACGGGGCCGAGGCCGGCAAGCCCTACCCGCCGATCCTGATCGCCACCACCCGGCGCGACGACCGGGTGCATCCGGGCCATGCCCGCAAGATGGCGGCGAAGCTCCAGGCCTTGGGATACCCCGCCCGCTTCTACGAACCCGAGGCCGGCGGCCATTCCCACGGCAAGACCAGCGCCGAGACCGCCGCCTTCGCGGCCCTCGGCGCCGCTTTCTTGCGCCGGGCGATCGGCTGGGAACCGGAGGTCGCCGGCACATAA
- a CDS encoding L,D-transpeptidase, whose protein sequence is MRAAAILLVTLCVAGANEARAGILIRVDKTTQRMTVTRDGQTLYDWPVSTGMAGYSTPRGAFSPSRMVADYRSREWDDAPMPHAIFFTGRGHAIHGSGQTSRLGTPASHGCVRLAPGKAATLYALVKAEGMGSTRVVIGGDETAIAGRASPRREARMRRERLDEDGFAQAPRVSRRRSTDPWGGEGWQPVGATYPSPYGATYYSYGSSY, encoded by the coding sequence ATGCGCGCCGCGGCAATCCTCCTCGTCACCCTCTGCGTGGCCGGGGCCAACGAGGCGCGGGCCGGAATCCTGATCCGGGTCGACAAGACCACCCAGCGGATGACCGTGACCCGAGACGGGCAGACGCTCTACGACTGGCCGGTCTCCACCGGCATGGCCGGCTACAGCACGCCGCGGGGCGCCTTCTCGCCCTCGCGCATGGTGGCCGATTACCGCTCGCGCGAGTGGGACGACGCGCCGATGCCGCACGCGATCTTCTTCACCGGCCGCGGCCACGCCATCCACGGCAGCGGCCAGACGAGCCGCCTCGGCACCCCGGCCTCCCATGGCTGCGTGCGCCTGGCGCCGGGCAAGGCCGCGACGCTCTACGCCCTGGTCAAGGCGGAGGGCATGGGCAGCACCCGGGTGGTGATCGGCGGCGACGAGACCGCCATCGCCGGACGGGCCTCGCCGCGGCGAGAAGCCAGGATGCGCCGGGAGCGCCTCGACGAGGACGGCTTCGCGCAGGCCCCCCGCGTGTCGCGCAGGCGGTCCACCGATCCGTGGGGTGGCGAGGGCTGGCAACCGGTCGGGGCGACCTATCCGTCCCCCTACGGCGCGACGTATTATTCCTACGGCTCGTCGTACTGA